The nucleotide window GCGGCGACCTGCTGGTCACCGTCGAGGTCGCCGTCCCGCAGCGGCTGGACGCCGACGCCACCGCGGCACTGGAGGCCTTCCGCACCGCCACCGCGGCGGAGAACCCGCGGGCCGGGCTGCTCGGGGGCGAGGCGCGATGAGCACCGCGTCCCGGGACTCCCGCGGGTTCGAGCCGTCCGAGGACAGCCCGGTCTACGTGATCAGCGTGGCCGCCGAGCTGGCCGGGCTGCACGCGCAGACCCTGCGCACCTACGACCGGCTCGGCCTGGTCTCCCCCGAGCGGACGCCCGGGGGCGGGCGGCGCTACTCCGCGCGCGACATCGCGCTGCTGCGCGAGGTGCAGGAGCTGTCCAACCAGGGCGTGAACCTGGCCGGCATCAAGTACATCCTCGACCTCGAGCAGGAGGTCGGCCGGCTGCGGCGCCGGTTGACCGAGCTCGAGTCCGAGCGCCGCAGCGGCGCCCTCGTCGTGTGGCGCCCCAACCGCCGTCCCTGACCCATCCAGGCATCTGACCGCCGGGAAGCCCCATGGATCTCACCACCAAGTCCCAGGAGGCGCTGGCCACTGCCCAGCGCCGCGCCGTCAGCGACGGCAACCCCGCGCTCGAGCCGGCCCACGTGCTGCTGGCGGTGCTCGAGGAGGCCGAGGGCATCGCCCCCGCCGTCCTCGCCGCGATCGGCGTCGACCGCACCCGGCTGCGCGCCGAGGCGGAGGCCGCCGTGGCTGCGCTGCCCAAGGCCAGCGGGTCGACCGTCAGCGCCCCGCAAGCGTCGGGCGCCCTTCAGCGCTCCCTCGCCGCGGCCACCGAGCGCGCCCAGGCGCGGGGCGACTCGTACCTGTCCACCGAGCACCTACTGATCGGGCTCGCGGCCGCCGGCGGCGACACGACCGACCTGCTGCGCCGGCACGGCGTGACCGAGCAGGCGCTGGTCGAGGCGCTGGAGCGGGTCCGCGGTGCGGCCCGGGTGACCTCGCCCGACCCGGAGGGCACCTTCCAGGCACTGGAGAAGTACGGCGTCGACCTCACGGCGCGGGCCCGCGAGGGGAAGATCGACCCGGTGATCGGCCGGGACGCCGAGATCCGCCGCGTCGTCCAGGTGCTGTCCCGGCGCACCAAGAACAACCCGGTGCTCATCGGTGAGCCGGGCGTGGGCAAGACCGCGGTCGTGGAGGGGCTCGCCCAGCGGATCGTCGCCGGAGACGTCCCGGAGTCGTTGCGCGGCAAGCGGTTGGTGGCCCTCGACCTCGGCGCGATGGTGGCCGGTGCGAAGTACCGCGGCGAGTTCGAGGAGCGGCTCAAGGCCGTGCTGGACGAGATCAAGGCCAGCGACGGCCAGGTGGTCACCTTCATCGACGAGCTGCACACCGTGGTGGGGGCCGGAGCGACCGGTGACTCGGCCATGGATGCCGGCAACATGCTCAAGCCGATGCTGGCCCGCGGGGAGCTGAGGATGGTGGGCGCCACCACGCTGGACGAGTACCGCCAGCACATCGAGAAGGACCCGGCGCTCGAGCGGCGGTTCCAGCAGGTCTTCGTGGGCGAGCCCAGCGTCGAGGACACCATCGGCATCCTGCGTGGGCTGAAGGAGAAGTACGAGGCGCACCACAAGGTGCAGATCTCCGACGCGGCCCTGGTGGCGGCGGCCACACTCTCCAACCGGTACATCACCTCGCGGTTCCTGCCGGACAAGGCGATCGACCTCATCGACGAGGCGGCGTCCCGGCTGCGCATGGAGATCGACTCGCGTCCCGTCGAGATCGACGAGCTGCAGCGGGCCGTCGACTGGCTGCGGATGGAGGAGATGGCGCTGGCCGGCGAGCCGGACGACGCGTCGAAGCAGCGGCTGGAGCGGCTGCGCCGCGACCTGGCCGACAAGCAGGAGCAGCTGGACGCGCTGAACACCCGCTGGGAGCAGGAGAAGTCGGGGCTGAACAAGGTGGGTGAGCTGAAGGAGCGGCTGGACGATCTGCGTGGTCAGGCCGAGCGGGCCCAGCGCGACGGTGACCTGGAGACGGCGTCCCGGCTGACCTACGCCGAGATCCCGTTGCTGGAGAGGGAGCTGTCGGCGGCCGCCGAGCGCGCCGAGCGCACTGACGCCGGCGCGGCCGCCGCCATGGTCAAGGAGCAGGTGGGTGCCGACGATGTCGCCGAGGTGGTCGCCGCGTGGACCGGCATCCCGGCCGGGCGGCTGCTCGAGGGCGAGTCGGCGAAGCTGCTGCGGATGGAGGACGAGCTCGGCCGTCGGCTGATCGGTCAGTCGGCCGCGGTGCGGGCGGTGGCGGACGCCGTCCGCCGGGCCAGGGCGGGGATCTCCGACCCGGACCGGCCCACCGGATCGTTCCTGTTCCTGGGCCCGACCGGCGTCGGCAAGACCGAGCTGGCCAAGACGCTGGCCGACTTCCTGTTCGACGACGAGCGGGCGATGGTCCGCATCGACATGAGCGAGTACGGGGAGAAGTTCTCGGTCTCCCGTCTGGTCGGCGCCCCGCCCGGGTACGTCGGCTACGAGGCGGGCGGCCAGCTCACCGAGGCGGTGCGGCGTCGCCCGTACTCCGTCGTCCTGCTCGACGAGGTGGAGAAAGCCCACCCCGAGGTCTTCGACATCCTGCTCCAGGTGCTCGACGACGGGCGGCTCACCGACGGCCAGGGCCGCACGGTGGACTTCCGCAACGTCATCCTGATCATGACGTCGAACCTGGGCTCGCACTTCCTGGTGGACCAGACGCTCAGCGTCGAGGCCAAGCGGGACGCCGTCATGGGCGTGGTCAACGCGACCTTCAAGCCGGAGTTCCTCAACCGGCTCGACGCCGTCGTCCTGTTCGACGCGCTCGGCACCGAGGAGCTCGGCCGGATCGTCACCCTGCAGGTCGAGCGGCTGGCCCAGCGGCTGGCCGACCGACGGCTGACCCTCGAGGTGACCCCAGCGGCCAAGGAGTGGCTGGCGCTGGCCGGGTTCGACCCGGCGTACGGGGCGCGGCCGCTGCGGCGGCTGATCCAGACCGAGATCGGGGACCGGCTGGCCAAGGCGCTGCTCGCCGGTGAGGTCCGCGACGGCGACCCCGTCGTGGTCGACGTCGCCGCCGACAACACCGGCCTGACCCTCACCCCGCGTCCCGCCTGACCCTCACCCCGCATGAGAGGTCCTTTCTGTGCGCACTGCCGCACAAAGCAACCCTTCATCCGGAGGCCGACGGCCGCGCCGTCAACCCGCGAAGGGCGGGTTTGTGCGGTGACGGCTACTGAAGGGGCCCTTCATCCGGGAGAGGGCCGTCTCTAGGACGGCGGGTTGTTTGCAGAAGGCCCAGCGGACCAGCGGGCGGCCGGCGTCTACGTCGTCGTAGAACACCTGGTGCGGGATCGCCACCACGCCGGCCAGCTCGGGGAGCGCCCGGCAGAAGACCATCCCGTCGTCCCACCCGAGCGGCCGGACGTCGGTCGTGACGAAGTAGGTCCCCCGCGGCACGAAGACCTCGAAGCCGAGGTCGACCAGCCCGGCGCACAGCAGGTCCCGCTTGACCCGCAGGTCGTCCCGCAGCCCGTGGAAGTACGCGTCCGGCAGGGCCAGCCCCACCGCGACGGCCGGCTGGAACGGCGCGCCGCTGGTGTAGGTGAGGAACTGCTTGACGCCCAGCATCGCCCCGACCAGGTGCTGCGGACCGGTGGCCCAGCCGACCTTCCAGCCGGTGAACGAGAACGTCTTCCCGGCCGAGCTGATGGTCAGGGTCCGCTCGCGCATCCCGGGCAGGGTGGCGATCGGCACGTGCGGCCGGTCGTCCTCGAAGGCCATGTGCTCATAGACCTCGTCGCTGACGACGGCGAGGTCGTGCTCGACAGCCAGGCGCGCGACCGCGGACAGCTCCTCGAGCGACAGCACGGCGCCGGTCGGGTTGTGCGGGGTGTTCAGCAGGATCAGCCGGGTCCGCGGCGTGATCGCCCGGCGCAGCGCGTCCACGTCCAGGGCGAACTGCGGCGGCCGCAGCGTCACCGGCACCCGGACACCGCCGGCGAAAGCGATGCATGCCGCGTAGGAGTCGTAGTACGGCTCGAGCGCGACCACCTCGTCGCCCGGGTCCACCAGGCCCAGCAGCGCCGCCGCGATCGCCTCGGTCGCGCCGGTCGTGACCGCCACCTCGGTGTCCGGGTCGTAGCTCAGGCCGTACCAGCGGCGCTGGTGCTCGGCGACGGCCGCGCGCAGCTCGGGGACGCCCGGCCCGGGGGCGTACTGGTTGCGTCCGCTGCGGATCGCCTGGACTGCGGCGTCGGCCACCTCGACCGGACCGTCGGTGTCCGGGAAGCCCTGGCCCAGGTTGATCGAGCCGGTCGCCGTGGCCAGCGCGCTCATCTCTTGGAAGATCGTCGTCCCCAGCCCGGCCAGCCGCAGGCTCTGCTCGCCGCTTCGCATCCGTGCCTCCCGTTCACCCCGTCGCCCCCGACCTGTCAGGGTGAGGACGACGTATAGCCCGTCCTCACCCTGACAGGTATGGCATGCCCACTGCACTCATCACCGGCGGGACCGCCGGGATCGGCGCCGAGTTCGCCCGGCGGCTGGCCGCCCGCGGCCACGACCTGGTCCTCGTGGCCCGCGACCTGGA belongs to Actinomycetes bacterium and includes:
- the clpB gene encoding ATP-dependent chaperone ClpB; translation: MDLTTKSQEALATAQRRAVSDGNPALEPAHVLLAVLEEAEGIAPAVLAAIGVDRTRLRAEAEAAVAALPKASGSTVSAPQASGALQRSLAAATERAQARGDSYLSTEHLLIGLAAAGGDTTDLLRRHGVTEQALVEALERVRGAARVTSPDPEGTFQALEKYGVDLTARAREGKIDPVIGRDAEIRRVVQVLSRRTKNNPVLIGEPGVGKTAVVEGLAQRIVAGDVPESLRGKRLVALDLGAMVAGAKYRGEFEERLKAVLDEIKASDGQVVTFIDELHTVVGAGATGDSAMDAGNMLKPMLARGELRMVGATTLDEYRQHIEKDPALERRFQQVFVGEPSVEDTIGILRGLKEKYEAHHKVQISDAALVAAATLSNRYITSRFLPDKAIDLIDEAASRLRMEIDSRPVEIDELQRAVDWLRMEEMALAGEPDDASKQRLERLRRDLADKQEQLDALNTRWEQEKSGLNKVGELKERLDDLRGQAERAQRDGDLETASRLTYAEIPLLERELSAAAERAERTDAGAAAAMVKEQVGADDVAEVVAAWTGIPAGRLLEGESAKLLRMEDELGRRLIGQSAAVRAVADAVRRARAGISDPDRPTGSFLFLGPTGVGKTELAKTLADFLFDDERAMVRIDMSEYGEKFSVSRLVGAPPGYVGYEAGGQLTEAVRRRPYSVVLLDEVEKAHPEVFDILLQVLDDGRLTDGQGRTVDFRNVILIMTSNLGSHFLVDQTLSVEAKRDAVMGVVNATFKPEFLNRLDAVVLFDALGTEELGRIVTLQVERLAQRLADRRLTLEVTPAAKEWLALAGFDPAYGARPLRRLIQTEIGDRLAKALLAGEVRDGDPVVVDVAADNTGLTLTPRPA
- a CDS encoding helix-turn-helix transcriptional regulator, whose translation is MSTASRDSRGFEPSEDSPVYVISVAAELAGLHAQTLRTYDRLGLVSPERTPGGGRRYSARDIALLREVQELSNQGVNLAGIKYILDLEQEVGRLRRRLTELESERRSGALVVWRPNRRP
- a CDS encoding pyridoxal phosphate-dependent aminotransferase, translating into MRSGEQSLRLAGLGTTIFQEMSALATATGSINLGQGFPDTDGPVEVADAAVQAIRSGRNQYAPGPGVPELRAAVAEHQRRWYGLSYDPDTEVAVTTGATEAIAAALLGLVDPGDEVVALEPYYDSYAACIAFAGGVRVPVTLRPPQFALDVDALRRAITPRTRLILLNTPHNPTGAVLSLEELSAVARLAVEHDLAVVSDEVYEHMAFEDDRPHVPIATLPGMRERTLTISSAGKTFSFTGWKVGWATGPQHLVGAMLGVKQFLTYTSGAPFQPAVAVGLALPDAYFHGLRDDLRVKRDLLCAGLVDLGFEVFVPRGTYFVTTDVRPLGWDDGMVFCRALPELAGVVAIPHQVFYDDVDAGRPLVRWAFCKQPAVLETALSRMKGPFSSRHRTNPPFAG